Below is a window of Malania oleifera isolate guangnan ecotype guangnan chromosome 1, ASM2987363v1, whole genome shotgun sequence DNA.
atatatatatatatacattggtTCCTtctgagttttattttttttaaaatattgaaatcgATTTTTTATTAGTCGGTGTTGACAAAAATTGACTATTAAAAATTCACTTGAATTTACTTTCATACTTTTTTATCCAGCTATCCTATATTTgtgcatattttattttatttaaatatttttgtaaaaactcTTAGGATGAATACGGTTAAAAATTTTTCAACTCAGGGGAGATCCACCGACCGTCCTACGAACATTGAAAgcacattgaaaatttgaaagccatttttttattttattgtttactctttttctaaaaaaataaataaataaataaataaaaatcaatacTGCATACGATTTACAAAGTCAATTTTTCTTATGCCTTTGCTCCACAGAAAGTTGTGATCTGTCTTAATTGACGAACTCCCCTCCGACTCTTATGGATCTTTGAGACATTCCAATCTCTCCTCTCTCTGAACACTACGGCAACCTCTTCTTCTCCTCCAAAAGCATAATCGTAAACCAATCTTAATTTACTTTgtaaatctctcaatctctctgtCTCTCTGTCGCTACCACTATGGCTCTGGGTAAGGCGCGGCCCCACAAGCGGCCGTCCACTTCCTACGCGTCGACGGTGACCACGGCGGTGTTCATAGCGATGTGCGTTCTGGGAGTCTGGATGCTCACCTCCAACTCCGTCGGCCCCCCACAAACCACCACTCGCACCTCCACCTCCACCGTCACCACCGCCGACTCTGGCAACGCCGCATTTTCTTCCTCCGGCGATGCCCATATCTCCAACTCCGCCTCCTTCAATAAAAAAGACTCCCCTGTTTTCGAAGACAATCCCGGCGATCTCCCCGACGACGCCATCAAATCCGACGAGCCCCGCCCCCAATCCGACGCTGCCGCTGTGGACGAAAAGGCCCATCAGGAATTTCACGCGGCGTCATCGGAATCGTTCGGGAAGAACGACAACTACAAACAAGAATCGGGCAACGAAAGTGAGAATCAAGTCTCTGAGGAAAGTTCCATGACCCAAACCCAACAGGCGGAGGTAACAAGCGGTCAGAGCGAGAATCAGAAATATCAAGAGGAAGAAAACGCAGAGCAAAATAAACCGGAAATCAAGACGGAGAAAATTCCCGAAGAAGAAAGCAAAGGGGTAATGAACATGGGAATTAATGTTGAAGACCAAAATCAAAACCATTCCGGGGAAAGCGAAAGCAGTGAAAACACAAAAGATCAGTCTCAGAAAGAGACGTCGGATGAAACAGAGAAAGAGCAATCGCAGCAAGAGACGAGTACTCAAGAACCAACGGACGATGAAGGCAATAAAAACGGGAGACCCCAACAAGCGCAGACCAGCACAGACACAGCTCGGGAGTCCCAAACTCCATCAACGTTAGAACAGGTCCAGACCCAACCCGAAAATCAAGAAAGCCAAAAGGAATCGGAACCAGAGCCGGAGCCTGACGAGAGAAGCCCCACCAAACAGATCAAGCCCGGGGAGTTTGACTCTGGCGCCGAGTCGGGAACCCGGGAGGAATCAAACGCGAAGTCCTGGTCGACTCAGGCGGATCAGTCCGATAACCAGAACGGGAGAAGCAATAGCGACGGGAGGGGCACGGACGGGAGCGTAGGAGGGTACACGTGGCAGCTCTGCAACGTTACGGCGGGCACGGACTACATACCGTGCTTGGACAACGAGAAGGCGATAAGGAAACTGCGCACCAGGAAACATTACGAGCACCGGGAGAGGCATTGTCCGGAGGAGGCACCGACGTGCCTCGTCCCACTTCCGGAGGCGTACAAGAAGCCGATCGAGTGGCCGCAGAGCAGAGAAAAGGTATGATCGAATCTGAACCGTTAGATTGTTATTGATATGGGGTGAGTGGCATTTACTTTTAATGTGGTGTCCAAACAGATATGGTATCACAACGTTCCGCACACGAAGCTGGCGGAGGTGAAGGGGCACCAGAATTGGGTAAAGGTGACGGGGGAGTTCCTGACGTTCCCGGGCGGTGGGACCCAGTTCATACACGGTGCGCTCCACTACATTGACTTCGTGGAGAAGGTACAAGTCAAACTTATCATTCAACGCGCCCATGCATTCATTATTTTAGAAGCATTActcttaaaaataataaattaaaattttttttttcttttttaaaaaatcgAAGCGTGCTCACTTCTTATCGGCGAGGGTGGGCAAAAAAAATCGAAAGACCAAACCATATTTCAAAACTGAATCAAATGGAACTAAAAGATAGTTTAACCATTTTTCAGTTCAATTTCTATTTGgagttcttaattttttttcagtTGACAGTTCTGTTTCGATTTGGTGCACTCAATAACCACAAATAATCGGATCGAAtcaaatttatatattataaatatacatataaaatacatattatatatataaaattttaataatttaaattttaaaagttataTTAATCTAATATTCATGCTTAAATTTCAGGACAAAAGACtcctaaggtttgacaaaaaaaatagGAACATTTTTCCGTGGTTTCAAAAATGGTATAAATCTCCCCTGAAATTTATACGAACCTTTCCTCGAAAAACTTgtccttttaataaaatttatagaaaaatttgtattttttttataaacctAAGAGGAGGTTCCTGAGATTTTTAAAACCTAAAATCTCAAAAGAGGTccctaaaattttgaaatctcaggagaaatgttgattattatgaaaaaaaaaatatattattttcagtgactttaaaattttaaattatacttAACAATTCTATTAGTTAAACATTAGATATTAATCTAAGAAATGGTTAACCAAATTTGGTTAACCGTTTTAAATGGTTCGGCTTAGGTTCTTATTTTCTGATGAATTGAAATGATGTAGGACGGGACAGGATGACCTAATCCTATGAGTTTCATTGTCAAACAACACACATGATAAACactttgaattcaaaatttaaccaatcaaacattaaacaaaaaaaaaaaatcatgttttatCACGTATGTCCAAGGATTTTGAAAGGGTATATAGTTTTGATTCAAATCCAATCCCAAATAAatctttcacaaaagaatcaagtgACATGTCATAAAGATGCTATTCATTCATTCAAGAAAATAAGTCTAAATTATCACAATAATATTCCCACAAATGACAAGTAATTATGTGTAAACAATGCTGAGAATTCAAGGTTCAAGATGGATTCAGTTGACTGGGgtagtaggg
It encodes the following:
- the LOC131162129 gene encoding probable methyltransferase PMT27 — protein: MALGKARPHKRPSTSYASTVTTAVFIAMCVLGVWMLTSNSVGPPQTTTRTSTSTVTTADSGNAAFSSSGDAHISNSASFNKKDSPVFEDNPGDLPDDAIKSDEPRPQSDAAAVDEKAHQEFHAASSESFGKNDNYKQESGNESENQVSEESSMTQTQQAEVTSGQSENQKYQEEENAEQNKPEIKTEKIPEEESKGVMNMGINVEDQNQNHSGESESSENTKDQSQKETSDETEKEQSQQETSTQEPTDDEGNKNGRPQQAQTSTDTARESQTPSTLEQVQTQPENQESQKESEPEPEPDERSPTKQIKPGEFDSGAESGTREESNAKSWSTQADQSDNQNGRSNSDGRGTDGSVGGYTWQLCNVTAGTDYIPCLDNEKAIRKLRTRKHYEHRERHCPEEAPTCLVPLPEAYKKPIEWPQSREKIWYHNVPHTKLAEVKGHQNWVKVTGEFLTFPGGGTQFIHGALHYIDFVEKAVPKIAWGKQTRVILDVGCGVASFGGFLFDRDVLAMSFAPKDEHEAQVQFALERGIPAISAVMGSQRLPFPSRVFDLVHCARCRVPWHVEGGALLLELNRVLRPGGYFVWSATPVYQTLQEDVEIWKEMKTLTKSMCWELVTIRKDKLNSVGAAVYRKPTSNDCYDSRKHSKPPICKGDDDPNAAWYVPLQSCVHRVPVEEGERGTKWPEQWPRRLQMPPYWLNSSQTGVYGKPAPDDFTSDFDHWKRVVSKSYLTELGITWSAIRNVMDMRAVYGGFAAALRNQKVWVMNVVNTDSPDTLPIIYERGLFGIYHDWCESFSTYPRTYDLLHADHLFSRLQKRCTLVSVLAEVDRIVRPGGRLIVRDEPSATEEVEGLLKSLHWNVHVAFSSKQEIVLAAQKSEWRPSSFSASS